The DNA window GTTTATAAATAATGTGTGACATTTTCTACCCAtaagtttttaatttgttaggATTATTCTAATTTCCAGTGTCACAacatctttaatattttttattatccttCAATACCAAAGAAGATTGTTTTCCTTAACatccttttttaatttattattttgttgcatcatcactttcttcttctctttaacTTGTTCACACAGCAAATTAAAGTCAACTACTTTCATTGCTCTCCTTCAATTAACTTCCTAAATACCATCATTCCTTTGATAGAAAGTTTTCAAACACAATAATAATTCATGATAATGGAACATATATACCTTTATTAGTTATAGCCAATGTTCCATTTTGAACCAAATGGGTTCATTTATATTTCAATACAGTTATCAACAATTAACAAATacaacataaaataacatagtgttttatataataataataataataataataataataataataataataataataataatacaaaaatatttaaataattttaggaaAATCATCACTacagaaattaattattataatagaaAAGTATAAAATCTTATATAATAATAAGactcttttttatatattagttATATACTTTACTccttcaattattaaaaaaaaattgagaggatgTATTCCACAAATTTATCCAAACCACTAGCATAATACTACATAGTGTAACCattatttttttccaaattgaTGTTAATTGTGGTGTAGTGTTCTCTATATGGTGGGTTTTCACCATATGCCACTTGGATGACTATCAtgtcaataataaataaagaactatccctcaataataatatatacaatgTAGCTGACTAGTTGTGATGATATAATGGTGATGATGTAAATTAAACTACAGTTTTATAccctaaaattaattttgattaacttaTATAGCTAAATAagtttatgttattatttagNNNNNNNNNNNNNNNNNNNNNNNNNNNNNNNNAtggatttaaaaatattttttatcttcattCTTAATCTTACATCACTTTATTATATAATCTACTTATATATGTAGTGTCATACTTctaattatgaaattaaataattaaaaaatttagaacatcgacatatggttttacataattaaatttatatataaatataacaattaaaatgaaattatatgTTCActcttatatatcatttttaataaacTTTAATTTGTGCATGTACAATTATATCTTtgatatactactcttctttgATTTATCCTAGTATGATTTGATTGTATAAGAATTTTTGGTAAGACATGgatattctttttcattttccttttattttttatgacttACAcagtaagaaaaataataatgtaacATTATTACTCTTCTCAAAGATTAATAAAGTGCTTTTGAAAAAAATCCAATAACTATTCATGACCAACTTGCTATATAAAAGAGTCATGCAATACTTCATATAGCCATATCTAAGCTCAAACATTACAAAACATTTCACACATAATTAAAAGTTTTcattattgaaattaaagtatCAATTTCACtcaaatattttgattttcctCCACTTTGGTTTAAGTAAGAGTACATTACTAAGGTGcatatatttatttgatttctaTATTAACCTCTTATActttctttattttactttcttaatTTGTTCTATTTAGATTGACTTGATATGAATACAGATACAACATGATCAAAATATGGCTCCTTGTCCTTGTGATCTTTTGCAATGGCTTCACTTCAAAAGGAACAATTAGCAATAATAATGTTCCCACAAGACCAATAACTATTAATATTGGGgcaattttatctttcaattcaaCCATTGGAAGAGTGGCTAAAGTTGCCATACAAGCAGCAGTGGATGATATAAATTCCAATGCAACCATTCTCAATGGCACTAAACTTAATATCTCAATGCAGGACACAAAATTCTCTAGTGGATTTCTAGGAATTATTGATtgtaagtttttgaaaaattcattaATGCATGGTTAGCTTTATTAGAAAATGTttggtgttttttttatttcttcttgatattaaaactattaatttaaaaaaaaaacaccccTTCATTTCTCTTTacattttttagggttttgttaaCTATAACTATGAGCCAATAAGCCTTGCAAAACCTCAATTAAGGTCTTCATAAAACAAATCAacttttgattgaaaaattaaatttattctcaatgtactaaaaatgatatttttttttataattatcagtCATAAActcatagttttttttttaatatttatcagATGTATTTTTTGACAcaaatttttgttgatatttATACAACTTTTTACTATAAatatatgagtttaattttgatggaCTAACAGTGTAAAGCATTTTATATAGTCCTACAACTACATCCAATTTTTTATGACCATTTATGTAGTCAATATAAAaaggtaattatttttatcaatgtgATGTTGTGTAATTGGATGCACgtataaaattactttataggcatcaaaattaaattctatataacaaataataaaattagccCCATttacaacttattttaaaaattaaaattatttgaaaatattatttatctgaaataattaaataatccaAAAGATTCTTCTACTGCATAATCTTttgaatattaaatattttaatgtgttttttttttcttttttatatattacaGCATTACTATTGATGGAGAAAGACACCGCAGCCATAATTGGTCCACAATACTCAGTAATGGCACATGTAATCTCACACATTGCAAATGAGATGCAAGTTCCTCTCTTATCATTTGCAGCAACAGATCCTACACTCACTTCTCTCCAATTCCCATATTTTGTTAGAACAACACAGAGTGATCTTTATCAAATGTCTGCAGTGGCAGATATTATTGATCAATTCCAATGGAGAGATGTGATTGCAATCTTCATTGATGATGATCATGGAAGAAATGGGGTTGCTGCATTAGGTGATAAGCTTGCCGAAAAACGTTGCAAGATATCACACAAAGCAGCCCTTAAGCCTGATGATACCAATGTCAACAAGGAAGAAATGAATAGTGCATTAGTTATGGCTGCTGACTTAATTTCTGTTTATTTGATACTATTAAATGCCTGCtgacttgaaaaataaaaatatgatatgGCGGCATTCCCATTTTGATCTATGATATCagtatttaatataaataagtgagtaaaattagaaaactaacaccataatagttaattttaactaatattacaACATGTTATCAAACAAACTAAATATAAAAACCAACTAAAAATGAGttttttattgagtttggatttcgaaaaaaaaaaatcaactagATAACCAATAAAAAATTAGCCAACATCAactaataattcaaaaacatcCAAtacaaattcataattttttttaaaaattattcttttattctttttttcttcttctttcttggttCCAACACCTCAATTTCACCTACCACACCAGCCATCTTGTTGCCGTCGGCCACCACCACTGACCATCGTTGGCTGCCAGCGACCCTCTTGCGACCATCTCTGACCACCCACCACCGGTTAtcataaatttaaactttaaatcctaaactctcaatattaaatactaaactataaaccctaaatactaaatataacgaatcttaaattttaaactataaattctaaattataaacattaattcttatattttttatttcagttttagatgtttctattatttctaattttaaatgtttCCCTTTATTGTAAATTGTTGGCTAAATATAATTGGTTatcaatacttttttttaattgagttttagatgtcttttttttttatttgaaagtttttttttcttttctaaatgttAGCCATGACATTAGTTATGTAAGATTGGCTCTcaatattttctctaaataaactcagtaaaaactaaaattagcattttaaattttttgtccaCATAAAAACCAATTTACAGTGATTATtagaacataaaaattaaaatttttatagaaattgtataattatttgaaactttttttgtactaatttgtaaaataagaaataaatctAAAACATATCCTAGAACCAAATTGGTCTCTAGAATTGTTGTACTTTTCACAATTCTACATATTTTCTCTCATGAACCATATCTTCTCATCACTACAACAATATGACTATTTTTAAGGATTATTATgtgtcaaaaaaaattaaaatttgtcaaaaaaaataaattttgatactattttaactatgaaaatatgttgataaaagttttgtcaaaaatagtatttttaacatataagtaattgtaaaaaaaagtttaaatcttattttgataaatattggccATTAAAAATAATCTGttagaaaaatttgagaatatattttttgtgatacttattaaccgtcaaaaatactatttattttgacacttattgactataaaaaattctcaacaaaaagtttttaacaaagaatgatATGAGATCTTGAAACTGAAGAATAAACTGAGATTTTGAAGATGAAAAATAAGTAGTATGATCCCAAACTGAGAACAGTGTGATGCCAAAATTGACGGAGCTCaacgaaaaaaaaggaataatagaGTATGTTGAAAACAaatgagtgtcaaaattgaagaataattttctacaattaaattataaataaaaaaaacataaaaaatttgacatttgtgatatttgtcaaaaatatatattaatttttatacttaacTATGActgttaaaaaaaatcatgttaaAATAGCTCTCATTTCTTGTAGGATCATTCACTAGTTataccattttttttttaaacatatacATTGCAGCATTAATATTGATGGAGAAAGGCACTGTGGCAATAATTGGTCCACAGTACTCAGAAATGGCACATGTAATCTCACACATTGCAAATGAGATGCAAGTTCCTCTCTTATCATTTGCAGCAACAGATCCTACACTCACTTCTCTCCAATTCCCATATTTTGTTAGAACAACACAGAGTGATCTTTATCAAATGTCTGCAGTGGCAGATATTGTTGATCACTTCCAATGGAGAGATGTGATTGCAATCTTCATTGATGATGATCATGGAAGAAATGGGGTTGCTGCATTAGGTGATAAGCTTGCCGAAAAACGTTGCAAGATATCATATAAAGTACCCTTTAggcctaataataataacaacattagtgaagaagaaataaacaatgcattaTTCAAGATAGCTTTGATGGAATCAAGGGTAATAGTTGTTCATATAGTAGCAGATTTAGGGTTAAAAGTTCTTAAGGTTGCTCAATCACTTAGCATGATGGGGAGTGGTTATGTGTGGATAGCCACTGATTGGCTTTCCACTGTGTTAGATTCAAACCCTTCATTGTCCACAAGTTCAGCCATGAATGACATCCAAGGTGTTATTACCTTGCGCATGTATACACCTGATTCAGAATTGAAGAGGAAATTTGTGTCTAGGTGGAATAACCTAACCCTAAAAATGAATCATCAAGAGGGTCCTTTTGGATTGAACACCTTTGGTTTATATGCTTATGACACTGTTTGGGTCATAGCTTATGCTCTTGATGCTTTGTTTTCTGggggaaataataataataataataataacaacaatcataatattttattctcaaaTGATTCAAGTCTAAACTTGTTAAGGGGTGACTCACTTCATCTTGATACTATGGGGGTGTTTATAAATGGTAGCACATTGCTTCAGAAGATTCTAGAAGTTAATCAAACCGGTTTAACCGGGCGGATGATGTTTGATTTAGATGGAAACTTGTTGAACCCATCATATGAGATCATTAATGTGATTGGAACTGGGGTTAGGAGGATTGGATATTGGTCAGAATCATATGGTCTTCACACTGGTGAAGAAGTTCCAAATGATGGAAATTCAAGTGAAGGGCTTTATGGTGTGATATGGCCTGGCCAAACAACACAAACACCTAGAGGTTGGGTTTTTGCTAGCAATGGAAGACATTTGAGAATTGGAGTGCCACTTAGGGTTAGCTACCATGAGTTTGTGTCAAGAATTGAAGGCACTGACATGTTTGGTGGTTATTGCATTGATGTGTTTTTTGCAGCACTAAACTTGTTGCCTTATCCAGTTCCATACAAATTTGTTTCTTTTGGTAATGGGAGAACCAATCCCTTGAATTCAGAACTTCTCCATCAGATCACAATTGGTGTAAGTATTATTTAGATgattaaagtatattttttgtctttaaaatttgttaaaaattttaaaaatatctttaaatttttattttattttaattttttttcaaaaattttcgaatTACATGAAATATATTCttgatgaataattttttaaaaaatttaggattaattcgacaacaattttaaaattttgatagaTAAATATCTATTCAAAAATTGTCCgaagtaaaaaaatttagatgaaacataaactaacaacaaaaatttttagaataaaaaaaaatctatttcaatTTCGTATCAAAATCCATCCGAAACATActaattttttgtaacaaagAGATATTGTGAAGTCCATTTTAGTTCAAGGTATATATGTTGATTTTTCTTTAGGGTTATTGTGAATAATTGATTTGGTtcttatatatgtatgtatatgtgaAGGTGTTTGATGCTGTGGTTGGGGACATTACTATTACTACAAACAGAACAAAGGTAGTGGATTTCACTCAACCATATATTGAATCAGGACTAGTTGTTGTGGCACCTATCAAGAAAATGAAATCAAGTGCATGGGCCTTCCTCACACCATTTACTCCAATGATGTGGTTTGTCACAGCAACCTTTTTCTTAGTTGTTGGAGTTGTTATCTGGATTTTAGAGCGCCGTGTCAATGATGATTTTAGAGGACCTCCTAGAAGACAGTTAGTCACTATTATTTGGTAATTATATAATCATTCTTTTTATTCACACATATAATTagaatgaatataaaaaaattagttaataatatttaattttttattgaaaattactTCGTTAAAATCTTGAATATTTCGCTACAACAGAAACGATAAATAATGGCGGCTAATTAGCAACGATTTTTAAAAAGCTGTC is part of the Arachis duranensis cultivar V14167 chromosome 1, aradu.V14167.gnm2.J7QH, whole genome shotgun sequence genome and encodes:
- the LOC127745527 gene encoding glutamate receptor 3.6-like, which produces MEKGTVAIIGPQYSEMAHVISHIANEMQVPLLSFAATDPTLTSLQFPYFVRTTQSDLYQMSAVADIVDHFQWRDVIAIFIDDDHGRNGVAALGDKLAEKRCKISYKVPFRPNNNNNISEEEINNALFKIALMESRVIVVHIVADLGLKVLKVAQSLSMMGSGYVWIATDWLSTVLDSNPSLSTSSAMNDIQGVITLRMYTPDSELKRKFVSRWNNLTLKMNHQEGPFGLNTFGLYAYDTVWVIAYALDALFSGGNNNNNNNNNNHNILFSNDSSLNLLRGDSLHLDTMGVFINGSTLLQKILEVNQTGLTGRMMFDLDGNLLNPSYEIINVIGTGVRRIGYWSESYGLHTGEEVPNDGNSSEGLYGVIWPGQTTQTPRGWVFASNGRHLRIGVPLRVSYHEFVSRIEGTDMFGGYCIDVFFAALNLLPYPVPYKFVSFGNGRTNPLNSELLHQITIGVFDAVVGDITITTNRTKVVDFTQPYIESGLVVVAPIKKMKSSAWAFLTPFTPMMWFVTATFFLVVGVVIWILERRVNDDFRGPPRRQLVTIIWFSFSTLFFAHREKTVSTLGRIVLIIWLFVVLILNSSYIASLTSILTVEQLSSPVKGIESLVISNDRIGFLRGSFAENYLSDELNIHRSRLVPLNDPSEYEKALKDGAANGGVAAIIDERAYMELFLATRCEFGIVGQEFTKMGWGFGFPKDSPLAIDMSTAILKLSENGDLQRIHDKWLTRSACSSEGAKQGIDRLEIKSFWGLFLLIGIACFIALFCYLTRMTYRFRRHYSNSTNLEVPSSSSSSSSSSSSSSSCSSCLKSFFSFVNEREDYYCPK